From Odontesthes bonariensis isolate fOdoBon6 chromosome 21, fOdoBon6.hap1, whole genome shotgun sequence, a single genomic window includes:
- the LOC142371566 gene encoding methionine-R-sulfoxide reductase B1-A-like translates to MSFCSFFGGEVFKDHFKPGMYACSKCDHQLFSSHSKYEHSSPWPAFTETIHEDSVSKHKERPGAYKVRCGKCGNGLGHEFVNDGPGKGLSRFUIFSSSLKFVPKDKVDGQ, encoded by the exons ATGTCGTTCTGCTCCTTTTTCGGCGGAGAGGTCTTTAAAGACCACTTCAAACCAG GGATGTATGCGTGCTCCAAGTGTGATCACCAGTTGTTTTCCAGTCACTCCAAGTATGAGCACTCATCTCCTTGGCCAGCCTTCACAGAGACCATCCATGAGGACAGTGTGTCTAAACACAAGGAGAGACCCGGGGCATACAAG GTGAGGTGTGGGAAGTGTGGAAATGGACTGGGCCACGAGTTTGTGAACGACGGTCCAGGTAAAGGACTGTCTCGCTTCTGAATATTCAGCAGCTCACTGAAGTTCGTCCCTAAAG ATAAGGTTGATGGGCAGTAA
- the LOC142371565 gene encoding methionine-R-sulfoxide reductase B1-A-like isoform X2: MSDTDEMSYCSFSGGEVYKSHFQPGLYVCSECGHELFSSTSKFEHSSPWPAFSETIHEDSVSKHPEAWGPLKVCCGKCGNGLGHEFLYDGPKEGLSRFUIFSSSLTFIPKKVSGPKSEL; the protein is encoded by the exons ATGTCTGACACGGATGAAATGTCCTATTGCTCTTTTTCGGGAGGAGAAGTTTATAAAAGTCACTTCCAGCCTG GACTATACGTGTGTTCTGAGTGTGGCCATGAGTTATTTTCCAGTACTTCAAAGTTCGAGCACTCATCCCCATGGCCTGCCTTCTCAGAGACAATCCACGAGGACAGTGTCTCTAAGCACCCTGAGGCATGGGGACCCTTAAAG GTTTGTTGTGGGAAGTGTGGCAATGGATTGGGCCATGAGTTCTTATACGATGGCCCAAAAGAAGGGTTGTCACGCTTCTGAATCTTCAGCAGCTCACTGACGTTTATACCTAAAA AGGTTAGTGGGCCGAAGAGTGAGCTGTAA
- the LOC142371565 gene encoding methionine-R-sulfoxide reductase B1-A-like isoform X1, translating into MSDTDEMSYCSFSGGEVYKSHFQPGLYVCSECGHELFSSTSKFEHSSPWPAFSETIHEDSVSKHPEAWGPLKVCCGKCGNGLGHEFLYDGPKEGLSRFUIFSSSLTFIPKKEVSGPKSEL; encoded by the exons ATGTCTGACACGGATGAAATGTCCTATTGCTCTTTTTCGGGAGGAGAAGTTTATAAAAGTCACTTCCAGCCTG GACTATACGTGTGTTCTGAGTGTGGCCATGAGTTATTTTCCAGTACTTCAAAGTTCGAGCACTCATCCCCATGGCCTGCCTTCTCAGAGACAATCCACGAGGACAGTGTCTCTAAGCACCCTGAGGCATGGGGACCCTTAAAG GTTTGTTGTGGGAAGTGTGGCAATGGATTGGGCCATGAGTTCTTATACGATGGCCCAAAAGAAGGGTTGTCACGCTTCTGAATCTTCAGCAGCTCACTGACGTTTATACCTAAAA AAGAGGTTAGTGGGCCGAAGAGTGAGCTGTAA